One genomic window of Oncorhynchus clarkii lewisi isolate Uvic-CL-2024 chromosome 5, UVic_Ocla_1.0, whole genome shotgun sequence includes the following:
- the LOC139408474 gene encoding ribosome biogenesis protein NSA2 homolog isoform X2, translated as MPQNEHIELHRKRHGQRLDHQERKRKKESREAHERSHKARKMIGLKAKLYHKQRHSEKIQMKKTLKMHEQRKTKQKNDDKTPEGAVPAYLLDREGQSRAKILSNMIKQKRKEKAGKWEVPLPKVRAQGETEVLKVIRTGKRQKKAWKRMVTKVCFVGDNFTRKPPKYERFIRPMGLRFKKAHVTHPELKATFCLPILGVKKNPSSPLYTTLGVITKGTVVEVNVSELGLVTQGGKVIWGVSVDEDKAGDHGHAD; from the exons ATG CCCCAGAACGAACACATTGAGTTACATCGCAAGCGCCATGGCCAGCGCCTGGACCatcaggagaggaagaggaagaaggagagccGTGAGGCCCATGAGCGCTCACATAAAGCCAGGAAGATGATTGGTCTGAAGGCCAAACTCTACCACAAACAGAGGCACTCTGAGAAGATCCAGATGAAGAAGAC CCTCAAAATGCACGAACAGAGGAAGACCAAGCAGAAGAACGACGACAAGACGCCTGAGGGAGCAGTACCAGCCTACTTgctggacagagagggacagtcaCGCGCCAAGATCCTCTCCAACATGATCAAAcagaagaggaaggagaaggcT ggTAAATGGGAGGTGCCCCTGCCCAAGGTTCGGGCCCAGGGGGAGACTGAGGTGCTCAAAGTAATCCGTACAGGCAAGAGGCAGAAGAAGGCCTGGAAGAGGATGGTGACCAAAGTGTGCTTTGTAGGTGACAACTTCACCCGCAAGCCTCCCAAATATGAACGCTTCATCAGACCCATG GGTCTACGCTTCAAAAAGGCCCATGTGACCCACCCGGAGCTGAAGGCCACATTCTGTCTTCCCATCCTGGGTGTGAAGAAGAACCCCTCGTCACCCCTCTACACCACCCTGGGGGTCATCACCAAGGGAACCGTGGTAGAGGTCAACGTTAGCGAGTTAGGCCTGGTAACGCAGGGGGGAAAGGTCATCTGGG gtgtgagtgttgacgaggacaaggctggagatcacggtcatgctgattga
- the LOC139408474 gene encoding ribosome biogenesis protein NSA2 homolog isoform X1 yields MPQNEHIELHRKRHGQRLDHQERKRKKESREAHERSHKARKMIGLKAKLYHKQRHSEKIQMKKTLKMHEQRKTKQKNDDKTPEGAVPAYLLDREGQSRAKILSNMIKQKRKEKAGKWEVPLPKVRAQGETEVLKVIRTGKRQKKAWKRMVTKVCFVGDNFTRKPPKYERFIRPMGLRFKKAHVTHPELKATFCLPILGVKKNPSSPLYTTLGVITKGTVVEVNVSELGLVTQGGKVIWGKYAQVTNNPENDGCINAVLLV; encoded by the exons ATG CCCCAGAACGAACACATTGAGTTACATCGCAAGCGCCATGGCCAGCGCCTGGACCatcaggagaggaagaggaagaaggagagccGTGAGGCCCATGAGCGCTCACATAAAGCCAGGAAGATGATTGGTCTGAAGGCCAAACTCTACCACAAACAGAGGCACTCTGAGAAGATCCAGATGAAGAAGAC CCTCAAAATGCACGAACAGAGGAAGACCAAGCAGAAGAACGACGACAAGACGCCTGAGGGAGCAGTACCAGCCTACTTgctggacagagagggacagtcaCGCGCCAAGATCCTCTCCAACATGATCAAAcagaagaggaaggagaaggcT ggTAAATGGGAGGTGCCCCTGCCCAAGGTTCGGGCCCAGGGGGAGACTGAGGTGCTCAAAGTAATCCGTACAGGCAAGAGGCAGAAGAAGGCCTGGAAGAGGATGGTGACCAAAGTGTGCTTTGTAGGTGACAACTTCACCCGCAAGCCTCCCAAATATGAACGCTTCATCAGACCCATG GGTCTACGCTTCAAAAAGGCCCATGTGACCCACCCGGAGCTGAAGGCCACATTCTGTCTTCCCATCCTGGGTGTGAAGAAGAACCCCTCGTCACCCCTCTACACCACCCTGGGGGTCATCACCAAGGGAACCGTGGTAGAGGTCAACGTTAGCGAGTTAGGCCTGGTAACGCAGGGGGGAAAGGTCATCTGGG GTAAATACGCCCAGGTGACAAATAACCCAGAGAACGACGGCTGCATTAATGCTGTACTGCTGGTGTAA